In Gossypium arboreum isolate Shixiya-1 chromosome 5, ASM2569848v2, whole genome shotgun sequence, a single genomic region encodes these proteins:
- the LOC108482976 gene encoding histone-lysine N-methyltransferase ASHH2 isoform X1 yields MCLCESTALVNEPLSVVASAEQHSCSESMENLVPEPRDCIISDSSGDSTGNRYDDTVIYLEENRGESDGDSAGYSCENHCENVDCSGLKELLGARIDDHVACLNVSQGKIDVHNSENDQLCLENRLFSGKYVPTAINGSLGLSQDEFSACLSSGTEIETEICNRIQSVKDSNLTLESIAIAGCRSGCAQQNGQNDNNIVRGPLLDWKNCASSMIKSVTSSEISAICCAQTLSSLQGSGDSVSSCDWLNQKDEMSSRDFSLEGFNKAVETKSIGDTYSELLASKGCASSFETLHSAESLCTKQNAQTDNKNFIVLSGDSVAKVSEERTGIAAGAKVETSSEIMNAGDSFELSENSLCDKLVSLSCHPFDIVENGLSGRLDPPDCLTKGAYAALNSSSSIDFCGQRQNEGKVVVKADCVSEVKHHPTESSSPRRGGRKDKSSQKTNAKTRNCRNKLQLPPESIELHFRASRRKRSCSSRPGRSSIQELFSNITQFLEPCDDPEFNEVQNQKPSNARDGQGSRKSCKDQSGQSIKGSGGLSKSSTSCLRFRIKVGKGVGPSNLNSVVAEVVNLPVSVDTSYSIYGKGTGLQFPKLANVAEDKVGELGIERQFLNKEDQEKVKTCLDASFMDLKLTNNVSGSAEYLKKSAEDALGDYLVSKPNAVAESSGRAIDNKYSGSGTSPDSLVINSIPDAQVGLIHQEELHDPALNNSGFLASPGGVKSSKVSKKGKKDNHRSPRTVCLRKPKSSNNCRGRTKTRDNEFISNKAISSSAGANSSRGNGLGVSEESMKMDISMDAKACCSHHVPETKKFKNLSSSKDALNQLSKSSKSQAVRKGGSKVSDSAGSRKGNACKQWGGELKSVSKIKVKEKGSNQEIVTRGGKHPLTAGNHISVDFENSDTGNSSASAYMINIDSVSDVIKQHTQPDNAWVCCDDCHKWRRIPVTLLNSIDEACRWICGDNTDKTFADCSIPQEKSNADINAELGVSDAEEDGCDGLNYKEFEKGFNNKRVTVPPPSHFWRIDSNKFLHRGCKTQTIDEIMICHCKRPPDGNLGCGDECLNRMLNIECVQDTCPCGELCSNQQFQKRKYAKMMWDRFGRKGFGLRMLENISAGQFLIEYVGEVLDMQAYEARQKEYASRGQRHFYFMTLNGSEVIDAYVKGNLGRFINHSCDPNCRTEKWMVNGEICIGLFALRDIKKGEEITFDYNYVRVFGAAAKKCHCGSSHCRGYIGGDSLSEGVIVYDDSDEESPEPMMLEDGETWNGYANVISRYSPFVGAEMQPVERVITYGVRKLEKVPEAEGSVYHSASASSKLDISAEIEDLQGNFQLPIQPEEVSPLAAPYEAVQQDDTIEHKAMKKTSRLIHILDTSLNMSDNKLPSVIIDANKESKFNTAEDKQVPPKSHPLMKTSCLSSSHKKGKLSSNSLNGTKVRMISEKSQVPAFKLKKFLESSSSCRFEAVEEKLNELLDSEGGITKRKDASKGYLKLLLLTATSGDSANGEAIQSTRELSMILDALLKTKSRLVLTDIIDKNGLQMLHNIMKKYRRDFNKIPVLRKLLKVLEYLARRKILTVERINGGPPCAGRESFLESILSFTEHNDKTVHEIARNFRDTWIPKPLRKHSYRDKVERRMELRRYLGCNRVSASHNHLRDQAIRSTEAITVVKTTTLDNSHEICSSSPTGVCQTNGTKIRKRKSRWDQPAETEKIDSRSPKKHEYSQLTILGKPTSNHMNKMSRWDKECHDILCKGEAVNVVNGKHRFQGDAPLGFSSPCSASLVSSTAALTATSFPQPKTCQLKCPEMTIAHPQTRLISRLPVSYGIPLPIVQQFGAPKDESVESWAIAPGMPFHPYPPLPPSPCPHGKKDTPPVCAANSIGNNEDAKDEQQDCCRPATSYPDNSIRSTARCNEPNSEIPCANIQRTSKRTRESSNDLGKYFRQQKRKGPPWHKSESTGSKDNNIGGTSFLDVGNVKNDVRNS; encoded by the exons ATGTGTTTGTGCGAGAGTACGGCATTGGTTAACGAACCTTTGAGTGTAGTTGCTTCTGCAGAGCAACATTCATGCTCCGAGTCAATGGAAAACCTTGTTCCTGAGCCACGGGATTGCATTATCAGTGATTCTAGTGGGGATTCTACTGGAAATAGGTATGATGATACTGTGATTTATTTGGAAGAAAACCGGGGTGAAAGTGATGGTGACAGTGCAGGCTATTCATGTGAAAATCATTGTGAAAATGTAGATTGTTCTGGTTTAAAGGAATTGTTGGGTGCTAGGATTGACGATCACGTGGCTTGTTTGAATGTAAGTCAAGGTAAGATTGATGTTCATAATTCAGAAAATGATCAGTTGTGCTTGGAAAACAGATTATTTTCAGGTAAATATGTTCCAACTGCCATTAATGGATCCTTAGGCTTGTCTCAGGATGAATTTTCTGCTTGTTTGAGCAGTGGTACAGAGATTGAGACTGAAATTTGCAACAGAATTCAATCTGTTAAGGATAGTAACTTGACTTTAGAATCAATAGCCATTGCTGGTTGCAGGAGTGGCTGTGCCCAACAAAATGGCCAGAATGATAACAACATTGTCAGAGGTCCTCTTCTTGATTGGAAAAATTGTGCTTCATCCATGATAAAATCTGTTACGAGCAGTGAGATATCAGCTATATGTTGTGCCCAGACACTTTCCAGTTTACAAGGGTCAGGTGATTCAGTAAGTAGTTGTGACTGGCTGAACCAGAAAGATGAAATGAGTAGCAGAGATTTCTCATTGGAAGGTTTTAATAAAGCTGTAGAAACTAAAAGTATTGGTGATACATATAGTGAGTTATTGGCTTCAAAGGGTTGTGCAAGTTCATTTGAGACATTACATAGCGCTGAATCATTGTGCACAAAGCAGAATGCACAAACTGACAATAAGAATTTTATCGTTCTATCAGGAGATAGTGTTGCAAAGGTTTCCGAGGAGAGGACTGGCATTGCTGCAGGTGCAAAAGTTGAGACTTCaagtgaaataatgaatgcaggGGATTCTTTTGAGCTCAGTGAAAACTCTCTTTGTGATAAGTTAGTTTCATTGTCTTGTCATCCATTTGATATTGTTGAAAATGGTTTGTCTGGAAGGTTGGATCCACCTGATTGTCTGACAAAGGGTGCTTATGCTGCACTTAATTCTAGCAGTTCAATTGACTTTTGTGGACAAAGGCAAAATGAAGGGAAGGTTGTTGTCAAGGCTGATTGTGTTTCAGAAGTTAAACATCATCCTACAGAATCTTCCTCTCCTAGAAGGGGTGGCCGAAAAGATAAGTCTAGTCAAAAGACTAATGCAAAAACTAGGAACTGCAGGAACAAGCTGCAACTGCCACCTGAAAGTATTGAACTTCATTTTAGAGCTTCAAGAAGGAAGAGAAGCTGTTCATCCAGACCTGGTCGTTCTTCCATCCAGGAATTGTTCAGTAATATTACACAATTTCTTGAGCCATGTGATGACCCTGAGTTTAATGAAGTGCAGAATCAAAAACCATCCAATGCTAGGGATGGCCAAGGAAGCAGGAAAAGTTGCAAAGATCAGTCTGGTCAAAGCATAAAAGGGTCAGGTGGGCTAAGTAAATCTTCAACCAGTTGCTTGCGCTTTAGGATTAAAGTGGGCAAGGGGGTTGGACCAAGTAATCTGAATAGTGTGGTTGCGGAAGTTGTTAATCTGCCGGTTTCTGTTGACACTTCTTATAGTATTTATGGAAAGGGAACAGGTCTACAATTTCCAAAATTAGCCAATGTTGCTGAAGATAAAGTAGGGGAACTGGGTATTGAAAGGCAGTTTCTGAACAAGGAGGACCAAGAAAAGGTGAAAACATGCTTAGATGCTTCTTTTATGGATTTAAAACTAACAAACAATGTTTCAGGAAGCGCTGAATATCTTAAAAAGTCTGCTGAAGATGCTTTAGGTGATTACCTTGTGAGTAAGCCAAATGCAGTGGCTGAATCATCTGGAAGAGCAATAGATAACAAGTATTCAGGTTCTGGAACTTCACCAGATTCCTTAGTAATCAATTCAATTCCTGACGCCCAAGTTGGCTTAATACATCAAGAAGAGTTGCATGACCCTGCTCTGAATAATTCTGGTTTTCTTGCTTCTCCTGGAGGTGTTAAGAGTAGTAAGGTTAGCAAAAAGGGAAAGAAGGATAATCATAGATCTCCTCGTACAGTCTGCTTAAGGAAACCTAAGTCATCCAATAATTGCAGAGGTAGAACAAAAACAAGAGATAATGAATTTATCTCTAACAAGGCTATTAGTTCTTCCGCTGGTGCAAATTCTTCTAGAGGAAATGGGCTCGGAGTTTCTGAAGAGTCCATGAAAATGGATATTAGTATGGATGCTAAAGCATGTTGTAGTCATCATGTTCCTGAAACAAAGAAATTTAAGAATTTGTCTTCCTCTAAAGACGCACTGAATCAACTTTCCAAAAGTTCAAAATCTCAGGCAGTGAGAAAGGGAGGGTCCAAAGTTTCTGATTCAGCAGGTAGCAGGAAAGGAAATGCTTGTAAGCAGTGGGGAGGTGAGTTGAAGTCAGTCAGTAAGATCAAAGTAAAGGAGAAAGGCTCTAATCAAGAGATTGTAACCAGAGGAGGAAAGCATCCACTAACAG CAGGAAATCACATTTCAGTTGATTTTGAGAACTCAGATACTGGCAACAGCAGTGCATCTGCTTACATGATTAATATTGACTCGGTATCAGATGTCATCAAGCAGCACACACAGCCTGATAATGCTTGGGTCTGTTGTGATGATTGTCATAAATGGCGGAGAATACCAGTTACACTTCTAAATTCAATTGATGAGGCATGTCGTTG GATCTGTGGGGACAACACGGATAAAACATTTGCTGACTGCTCAATCCCTCAAGAGAAATCCAATGCAGATATTAATGCAGAGTTGGGTGTATCAGATGCTGAGGAAGATGGTTGTGATGGTTTAAACTATAAGGAATTCGAGAAGGGATTCAATAATAAACGTGTGACAG TGCCACCACCATCGCATTTTTGGCGTATTGATAGCAACAAATTTTTGCACCGTGGCTGTAAAACTCAAACCATCGATGAG ATAATGATTTGCCATTGCAAACGACCTCCTGATGGTAACCTTGGTTGTGGGGATGAATGTCTAAATCGAATGCTGAACATTGAATGTGTTCAGGACACCTGTCCCTGCGGGGAGCTTTGCTCAAATCAACAG TTCCAGAAGCGAAAATATGCAAAGATGATGTGGGACAGATTTGGTAGGAAAGGTTTCGGTCTGAGGATGCTTGAGAATATTTCTGCTGGCCAGTTTCTTATTGAATACGTTGGAGAG GTGCTTGATATGCAAGCTTATGAGGCTCGACAAAAGGAGTATGCTTCTAGGGGTCAGAGGCACTTCTATTTCATGACATTGAATGGCAGTGAG GTAATAGATGCATATGTCAAAGGGAATTTGGGGCGCTTCATTAACCACAGTTGTGATCCAAATTGCCGTACTGAAAAG TGGATGGTTAATGGAGAAATTTGTATTGGACTATTTGCATTGAGAGATATAAAGAAG GGTGAAGAGATTACATTTGACTACAATTATGTGAGGGTATTTGGAGCTGCTGCCAAAAAATGTCATTGTGGTTCATCTCATTGTCGGGGTTATATAGGTGGTGATTCACTTAGTGAGGGAGTAATTGTTTATGATGATTCTGATGAAGAATCTCCTGAACCTATGATGCTTGAAGATGGTGAAACCTGGAATGGTTATGCTAATGTTATTTCTAGATATAGTCCCTTCGTTGGTGCAGAAATGCAACCTGTGGAGAGAGTAATAACTTATGGTGTCAGAAAATTGGAGAAAGTGCCAGAAGCTGAGGGCTCGGTTTACCATTCTGCTTCTGCTTCTTCTAAATTGGACATTTCAGCTGAAATAGAAGATTTGCAGGGAAATTTCCAGTTACCCATTCAACCTGAAGAAGTTTCCCCTTTGGCAGCTCCCTATGAAGCTGTTCAGCAAGATGATACCATTGAACATAAGGCTATGAAGAAAACCTCACGTTTGATTCATATATTAGATACCTCTCTAAATATGTCAGACAACAAATTACCTTCTGTTATTATTGATGCTAATAAGGAGTCAAAGTTTAACACAGCTGAAGACAAACAGGTTCCTCCAAAATCGCACCCCCTGATGAAGACATCATGTTTATCTAGCTCCCATAAGAAGGGGAAACTTAGTAGTAATTCTCTGAATGGAACTAAGGTTCGGATGATATCTGAAAAATCTCAAGTGCCTGCTTTCAAGCTCAAAAAATTCTTGGAATCTTCTAGTTCTTGCCGTTTTGAAGCAG TGGAGGAGAAACTTAATGAATTGCTGGATTCTGAGGGGGGAATAACAAAAAGAAAG GATGCTTCTAAAGGTTACTTGAAGCTTCTGCTTCTCACAGCAACTTCTGGCGATAGCGCCAATGGTGAAGCAATTCAGAG CACTCGTGAGCTTTCAATGATTCTTGATGCCCTTTTAAAAACCAAATCACGGTTGGTGCTGACCGATATAATTGACAAGAATG GTTTGCAGATGCTGCACAACATAATGAAGAAATACCGAAGGGACTTTAATAAGATTCCGGTTCTTCGGAAGCTTTTGAAG GTTTTAGAATACTTAGCAAGGAGGAAGATACTTACGGTAGAACGTATTAATGGAGGTCCTCCCTGTGCTGGAAGGGAGAG CTTTTTAGAGTCAATACTGTCATTCACAGAGCACAATGACAAAACG GTCCATGAAATAGCTCGAAATTTTCGAGATACATGGATTCCAAAACCCTTGAGAAAACATAGCTACAGGGACAAGGTTGAGAGAAGGATGGAGCTTCGCAGGTACTTGGGCTGTAACAGGGTTTCAGCCTCACACAATCATTTGCGGGACCAGGCCATAAGATCTACTGAAGCAATTACCGTTGTTAAAACAACTACACTGGATAATTCCCATGAGATTTGCTCCTCATCTCCCACAGGCGTTTGCCAAACCAATGGCACCAAAATTCGCAAGCGTAAAAGCCGCTGGGATCAGCCTGCAGAAACAGAGAAAATTGATTCACGGTCACCAAAGAAACATGAATATAGCCAATTAACCATTTTGGGTAAACCGACATCAAATCACATGAACAAGATGAGTAGATGGGATAAAGAATGTCATGACATCCTATGCAAAGGTGAAGCCGTTAATGTAGTCAATGGAAAGCACAGGTTTCAGGGGGATGCTCCACTGGGGTTCTCATCCCCTTGCAGTGCATCTTTGGTTTCCTCGACTGCTGCATTAACTGCCACTAGTTTTCCTCAACCAAAAACTTGTCAGTTGAAGTGTCCAGAAATGACCATCGCTCATCCACAGACGAGATTAATTTCCCGTTTGCCGGTCTCATATGGAATTCCATTACCCATTGTGCAGCAGTTCGGAGCACCAAAGGATGAAAGTGTAGAGAGTTGGGCAATTGCCCCCGGCATGCCATTCCACCCTTACCCACCTTTACCTCCATCTCCATGTCCCCATGGTAAGAAAGACACTCCACCTGTTTGTGCTGCTAACTCCATTGGAAATAATGAAGATGCAAAAGATGAGCAGCAGGACTGCTGTCGGCCTGCCACAAGTTATCCTGACAATAGCATTCGTAGCACAGCCCGTTGCAACGAACCAAATTCTGAAATTCCATGTGCAAACATCCAACGTACATCGAAAAGAACTAGGGAATCCTCCAATGATTTAGGTAAGTACTTCAGACAGCAGAAACGAAAAGGGCCTCCGTGGCATAAATCCGAGTCCACTGGAAGCAAGGATAATAATATTGGTGGGACTAGCTTTCTAGATGTAGGGAATGTAAAAAATGATGTGAGAAATTCTTGA